A stretch of Caenibius tardaugens NBRC 16725 DNA encodes these proteins:
- a CDS encoding TraV family lipoprotein codes for MRPLSPARRSRALSPLLPVCAAFMLSGCATMGSIMSPYSEKFSCKNDDHGQCIHPEKAYADAVAGVASKSDPAVTRDRKLLRDGKAARGSTGTTSGAFAGYRDSVYRELQGLIEQPVTPMLKPPRSVRTLILPYADRQRPDRLYMPRYVYSLVERPQWVVGDYLVAPVSPASRANVLEQVRDRPDDGQNDAGARP; via the coding sequence ATGCGGCCTCTATCGCCCGCGCGCCGATCGCGCGCCCTCTCCCCGCTTCTTCCGGTCTGCGCCGCCTTCATGCTGAGCGGCTGCGCGACGATGGGCTCGATCATGTCGCCCTATAGCGAGAAGTTCAGTTGCAAGAACGACGATCACGGCCAGTGCATCCACCCTGAGAAGGCCTATGCCGATGCCGTTGCGGGCGTCGCGTCGAAGTCCGATCCGGCGGTCACCAGGGACAGGAAGTTGCTCAGGGACGGCAAGGCCGCGCGCGGTTCCACTGGAACAACGTCGGGCGCCTTCGCCGGTTATCGCGATAGCGTCTATCGCGAGCTCCAGGGGCTGATCGAGCAGCCGGTCACGCCGATGCTCAAGCCCCCGCGTTCGGTCCGGACGCTGATCCTGCCCTATGCCGACCGCCAGCGGCCCGACCGGCTCTACATGCCGCGCTATGTCTATTCGCTGGTCGAGCGCCCGCAATGGGTGGTCGGCGACTATCTTGTCGCCCCGGTTTCGCCCGCGTCCCGCGCGAACGTGCTCGAACAGGTCAGGGACCGCCCCGACGATGGCCAGAATGATGCGGGGGCCCGGCCATGA
- a CDS encoding TraB/VirB10 family protein, with translation MSGGDSRGGRGPRGRGPADRAEELDLDGYEADRPRPGENTRGPALLDLKTRWQTLTARQQLRLRQLGVAGAIGVLGLGLYTASGDKTEQAAPSPSSKLDMGAGLRGDSLEVKLRGDLQKILDGQQLLGDRVSAIEEGKVAPGSGTPPHALDGDLPPAIPGSVPDFPEPPATGDIDPSVAKPPAPPAAPPAPPAPPVEKTVGAIGAATSPVAAADGAQAAKKKTRTIYLPPGFMKARLLTGIDALASRDATNNPEPLIARVQAPAVLPNDVKANLAGCFVIGNATGSLAKERVEVQLVSLSCVDFDERSVVDQPIKGFFVDADGKKGLSGKVVTRAGAALARAFIAGTITGVADTVQNTVGDVSTSALGSVRTLDAGDAAKAGIAGGLSRSSEKLTDFYLDLARQAGPIVEVGAAKDVVVVIQEGVTLDIKPTAGSKF, from the coding sequence ATGAGCGGCGGGGACTCTCGCGGCGGTCGCGGGCCCCGCGGGCGCGGTCCTGCCGATCGCGCGGAGGAACTCGACCTCGACGGCTATGAGGCGGACCGCCCTCGTCCTGGCGAGAATACGCGCGGCCCCGCGCTGCTCGATCTCAAGACGCGGTGGCAAACGCTGACCGCACGCCAGCAGCTGCGTTTGAGGCAGCTTGGCGTTGCCGGTGCGATCGGCGTGCTGGGGCTCGGCCTCTACACGGCCAGCGGCGACAAGACCGAGCAGGCCGCGCCATCGCCCAGTTCGAAGCTCGACATGGGCGCGGGGCTTCGCGGCGACAGCCTAGAGGTCAAGCTGCGCGGCGACCTGCAGAAGATTCTTGATGGACAGCAATTGCTCGGCGATCGCGTCTCCGCCATCGAGGAAGGCAAGGTCGCGCCCGGTTCCGGCACGCCGCCCCATGCGCTGGACGGCGATCTTCCTCCGGCGATCCCCGGCTCGGTTCCCGACTTTCCCGAACCGCCCGCGACCGGTGACATCGATCCTTCCGTCGCGAAGCCGCCCGCGCCGCCCGCCGCGCCGCCAGCGCCTCCGGCCCCGCCGGTCGAGAAGACCGTGGGCGCGATCGGCGCCGCGACCAGTCCGGTCGCGGCCGCCGATGGGGCACAGGCCGCTAAAAAAAAGACGCGGACCATCTATTTGCCACCTGGTTTCATGAAGGCGCGGCTGCTGACCGGGATCGATGCGCTGGCGAGCCGGGATGCGACCAACAATCCCGAACCGTTGATCGCGCGGGTGCAAGCCCCCGCCGTCCTGCCCAATGACGTCAAAGCCAACCTCGCCGGCTGCTTCGTCATCGGCAACGCCACCGGCAGCCTCGCGAAGGAACGGGTCGAAGTCCAGTTGGTCAGCCTCTCTTGCGTCGATTTCGACGAACGCTCGGTGGTCGACCAGCCCATCAAGGGCTTCTTCGTCGACGCCGACGGCAAGAAGGGCCTCTCCGGCAAGGTCGTCACCCGCGCCGGCGCGGCCCTTGCCCGCGCGTTCATCGCCGGGACCATCACCGGGGTCGCCGATACGGTCCAGAATACGGTCGGCGACGTCTCGACCTCGGCGCTGGGTTCGGTGCGCACGCTCGATGCGGGCGACGCCGCCAAGGCCGGCATCGCCGGCGGCCTGTCGCGATCGTCCGAGAAGCTCACCGATTTCTATCTCGATCTCGCGCGCCAGGCGGGGCCGATCGTTGAGGTCGGCGCGGCGAAGGACGTCGTGGTCGTGATCCAGGAGGGCGTCACCCTCGATATCAAGCCGACCGCCGGAAGCAAGTTCTGA
- a CDS encoding type-F conjugative transfer system secretin TraK, translating to MSSLAKSARPSLMLLALSLAAPAAAQSIMVLPDQTSTIRLSNRDINHVICSGGEIEDVRFSAEKAIAVERAGSDAWIKFLVREIDDAGMVTRSFVTVPSEFFITCNGAVYALYAEPSDIPAQTVMLQPGAPQRARANEELLGPLVEEERAVSITLSMLQDRIPASFTSVAPRSGPIRLATLPGATLEERRRIEIDGSGLSASEYLVSAAGGAQLDERGFLDGALGANIFAITLDRGNIEAGEAARLIVVRRGAGQ from the coding sequence ATGTCCAGCCTCGCTAAGTCCGCGCGGCCGAGCCTGATGCTGCTCGCCCTGTCGCTTGCCGCTCCGGCCGCCGCGCAATCCATCATGGTTCTGCCCGACCAGACCAGCACGATCCGCCTGTCAAACCGCGACATCAACCATGTCATCTGTTCGGGCGGAGAAATCGAGGACGTCAGGTTCAGCGCCGAAAAGGCGATCGCCGTGGAGCGCGCCGGTTCCGACGCCTGGATCAAGTTCCTCGTTCGCGAGATCGACGACGCCGGGATGGTGACGCGCAGCTTCGTCACCGTGCCGTCTGAGTTCTTCATCACCTGCAACGGCGCGGTCTATGCGCTCTATGCCGAGCCGTCGGATATTCCGGCGCAGACGGTGATGCTCCAGCCCGGCGCTCCCCAGCGCGCCCGCGCCAATGAGGAACTGCTAGGACCCCTGGTCGAAGAAGAGCGTGCAGTCTCGATCACGCTCTCGATGCTCCAGGACCGGATCCCGGCGAGCTTCACCAGCGTTGCGCCCCGATCCGGGCCGATCCGGCTCGCGACGCTGCCGGGCGCCACGCTGGAGGAACGACGCCGCATCGAAATCGACGGGTCCGGCCTCTCGGCATCGGAATATCTGGTCTCTGCCGCCGGCGGCGCGCAGCTCGACGAACGCGGTTTTCTCGACGGCGCGCTCGGCGCCAACATCTTCGCGATCACCCTCGACCGGGGCAATATCGAGGCCGGGGAAGCCGCGCGGCTGATCGTCGTTCGCCGGGGAGCCGGGCAATGA
- a CDS encoding TraE/TraK family type IV conjugative transfer system protein — translation MFGRKSPGTPPRDPLIGKPGSYGIHRYLQGASNLFEENRLLKLAVIGLFGITAVLGTVIYTSNQNTRTIIVPYGAGGDLYVTGGEPSEAYLRSITRNVVSLSGTYSAYSADRQFQELLSITHPSTYNSLRDSLNRLLDELANNPTLSIATYIRPDQPVTWTRTEILVPVEKVRVIGGVIRKFRGNLRIRYVIDNGRFWLTALNEENFDVQPR, via the coding sequence ATGTTCGGACGCAAATCCCCCGGCACACCCCCACGCGATCCGCTGATCGGCAAGCCGGGCAGCTATGGCATCCACCGCTACCTGCAAGGGGCGAGCAACCTGTTCGAGGAGAACCGGCTGTTGAAGCTCGCCGTCATCGGCCTGTTCGGGATCACGGCGGTGCTGGGCACGGTGATCTACACCTCCAACCAGAACACCCGGACGATCATCGTCCCCTACGGCGCGGGCGGCGACCTCTATGTCACGGGCGGCGAGCCGTCCGAGGCCTATCTGCGCTCGATCACGCGCAATGTCGTGTCGCTCTCGGGCACCTACTCCGCCTACTCCGCGGATCGGCAGTTCCAGGAACTGCTGAGCATCACGCACCCCTCGACCTACAACAGCCTGCGCGACAGCCTCAACCGGCTGCTCGACGAACTGGCCAATAATCCGACGCTCTCGATCGCGACCTATATCCGCCCCGACCAGCCCGTCACCTGGACCCGGACCGAGATTCTCGTGCCGGTCGAGAAGGTCCGGGTGATCGGCGGGGTGATCCGCAAGTTCCGGGGCAATCTTCGGATCCGTTACGTGATCGACAATGGCCGCTTCTGGCTGACCGCCCTCAATGAGGAAAATTTCGATGTCCAGCCTCGCTAA
- a CDS encoding type IV conjugative transfer system protein TraL: MDERLPQYLHKPVQILWFGSDEFVLVITVIFVAVIVGGMLGWALVAGLLLFVPWLRTKPRGFIPHMAWRWGLVRWSNYPGPTQTRFYE; encoded by the coding sequence GTGGACGAGCGGCTACCCCAATATCTGCACAAACCCGTCCAGATCCTGTGGTTCGGATCGGACGAGTTCGTGCTCGTGATCACGGTGATCTTCGTCGCCGTGATCGTGGGCGGGATGCTCGGTTGGGCGCTCGTCGCGGGTCTTCTCCTTTTCGTTCCCTGGCTCCGCACCAAGCCGCGCGGCTTCATCCCGCACATGGCCTGGCGCTGGGGCCTGGTCCGCTGGTCCAACTATCCGGGTCCGACCCAGACTCGGTTCTACGAATGA
- a CDS encoding DsbC family protein, whose translation MHIHKPTRLFGAAALVLPLLLAAQGAAFAQAADPLTAAARDAESELRQTFVNLQFEDFGPAPVKGPIYQATAGGRIIYYAPDSEHLLFAEIYDRNGQNLTALAQNAASAKKLAGIDTGMALAIGPAGAPTVIEFTDPDCPYCRALDRFWAAKAAEGKPVRRLIFFVSGIHAEAAAKAEHVLCSPDKEAAFKAIYAGTAPTPLRTCAEGKARVEAHAGIVGKTGITGTPTLIADGQMISGFRQAEIEAFLDGKKALANAGR comes from the coding sequence ATGCACATCCATAAGCCCACCCGCCTGTTTGGTGCGGCAGCCCTCGTCCTCCCCTTGTTGCTCGCTGCTCAAGGCGCAGCGTTCGCGCAAGCCGCCGATCCGCTTACCGCCGCCGCGCGCGATGCCGAAAGCGAGTTGCGGCAGACCTTCGTCAATCTGCAATTCGAGGATTTCGGGCCGGCGCCCGTCAAGGGCCCGATCTATCAGGCGACGGCGGGCGGCCGCATCATCTACTATGCGCCTGACAGCGAACATCTGTTGTTCGCGGAAATCTACGACCGCAACGGCCAGAACCTCACCGCGCTGGCGCAGAACGCCGCTTCAGCGAAGAAACTCGCCGGGATCGACACCGGCATGGCCCTCGCCATCGGTCCGGCGGGCGCGCCCACGGTGATTGAGTTCACCGATCCCGACTGTCCCTACTGCCGGGCGCTCGACCGCTTCTGGGCGGCGAAAGCGGCCGAAGGCAAGCCGGTGCGGCGCCTGATCTTCTTCGTCTCCGGCATCCACGCCGAGGCCGCCGCCAAGGCCGAGCATGTCCTTTGCTCCCCGGACAAGGAAGCGGCGTTCAAGGCGATCTACGCCGGAACCGCGCCCACGCCTTTGCGCACATGCGCGGAAGGCAAGGCCAGGGTCGAGGCGCATGCCGGAATCGTCGGCAAGACCGGCATCACCGGCACGCCGACCCTGATCGCGGACGGACAGATGATTTCCGGTTTCCGGCAGGCCGAGATCGAGGCGTTCCTCGACGGTAAGAAGGCGCTCGCCAATGCCGGCCGCTGA
- a CDS encoding helix-turn-helix domain-containing protein: protein MASDGKFADVDLSIFKELKKLSGEKIRQARKALGLTQLEVATEMGGSLRWYRAIESGDPGIRLEDHLIALLRLGASTAHIALPVLYAGQRMRFPRQLIHGDLASIERTCIEAISDAVIAGLKQDLSPEW from the coding sequence ATGGCATCCGATGGAAAATTCGCCGACGTCGACCTGTCGATCTTCAAGGAACTCAAGAAGCTCTCCGGCGAGAAGATCAGGCAGGCGCGAAAGGCGCTCGGTTTGACGCAGCTGGAGGTCGCCACCGAAATGGGCGGAAGCCTGCGCTGGTATCGCGCGATCGAGTCCGGCGATCCGGGGATTAGGCTGGAGGATCATCTGATCGCACTGCTCCGGCTCGGTGCATCGACCGCGCATATCGCGCTGCCTGTCCTCTATGCGGGCCAACGCATGCGGTTCCCGCGGCAACTGATCCACGGTGACCTGGCCAGCATCGAACGCACATGCATTGAGGCGATCTCGGATGCGGTGATCGCCGGGCTGAAACAGGACCTCTCACCCGAATGGTAG
- a CDS encoding MobA/MobL family protein, which translates to MAIFHFHVNIISRGAGRSIVAAAAWQNSCRLYDERYGRFSNFVNKRAVAWSALILPSGGPAQWEDRECFWNALEAAEIRKDAQLGRQFDVALPDELDLPASIAVLQRFASEIFCIAGFAADLTLIEMGDTPRGKRHHGYVLIPTRPIVDGMFGRKPREWNSRVKLLEIRAAWAMMLNDKFAALGYDVRVDHRSNEERGIDAPPVKHIGMARKRIAARARQTS; encoded by the coding sequence ATGGCGATCTTTCATTTCCATGTGAATATCATCAGCCGCGGCGCCGGACGCAGTATCGTCGCGGCCGCGGCATGGCAAAACAGCTGCCGCCTGTACGATGAGCGCTACGGCCGGTTTTCCAATTTCGTGAACAAGCGGGCGGTTGCCTGGTCTGCGCTGATACTGCCGTCCGGGGGCCCCGCGCAGTGGGAGGATCGCGAGTGTTTCTGGAACGCGCTCGAAGCCGCCGAAATCCGCAAGGATGCGCAGCTTGGCCGTCAGTTCGACGTGGCGCTGCCCGATGAACTGGACCTGCCGGCGTCGATCGCGGTTCTGCAGCGTTTCGCCAGCGAGATATTTTGCATCGCGGGTTTTGCCGCCGACCTGACACTGATCGAAATGGGCGATACGCCCAGAGGCAAGCGCCACCATGGCTATGTGCTGATACCGACCCGTCCGATTGTCGACGGCATGTTCGGCCGGAAACCGCGCGAATGGAACAGCCGCGTGAAGCTGCTCGAAATCCGCGCGGCCTGGGCGATGATGCTGAACGATAAGTTCGCGGCGCTCGGCTATGATGTCCGCGTCGATCATCGGTCCAACGAAGAACGCGGCATCGACGCTCCGCCGGTTAAGCATATCGGCATGGCCCGCAAGCGTATCGCGGCGCGCGCCCGGCAAACATCCTGA
- a CDS encoding excisionase, giving the protein MTGARYVRIKRFAELTGYTEKAVYRKIADGVWIQGREYRRAPDGSICIDLEGFHKWVENGQGLASSR; this is encoded by the coding sequence ATGACGGGCGCGCGCTACGTGCGCATCAAGCGCTTCGCCGAGCTGACCGGCTACACCGAGAAAGCGGTCTATCGAAAGATCGCCGACGGCGTGTGGATTCAGGGCCGCGAATATCGCCGCGCTCCCGATGGCAGCATCTGCATCGACCTCGAAGGCTTCCACAAATGGGTAGAAAACGGCCAGGGACTGGCGTCGAGCCGCTGA
- a CDS encoding Arm DNA-binding domain-containing protein — MGRKRPGTGVEPLKSCIRVRFRWNGRLYRETLQLQPTSANIKAAERLMARVHQEIDLGVFDYESTFPKGDAKPDRNKYAGFKTYAKEWLATLVVEKSTMSDYVSAINNVWSPAFGERQLKSIKPSEIKKVIADRAKQVSGKTINNNVIPLRGIFEMALDDELIDRSPLERIKSQKHQKREPDPFDREETERILTYMHERYDEQVWNWYEFAFGTGMRPSEQIVVQWRDVDWKRQSIRVERARVRAVEKSTKTRTVRDVDLTPRMMAVLRRQKAHSFMRGLDSPIFINPVTNTPWPDVQDQRKLYFHPALRALGIRSRDAYQTRHTYATTALMGGVNPAYIARQLGHKSAAMLFRHYSKWIDHADYGREAAKLNQIYGS; from the coding sequence ATGGGTAGAAAACGGCCAGGGACTGGCGTCGAGCCGCTGAAAAGCTGCATTCGCGTCCGCTTCCGCTGGAACGGGCGGCTCTATCGCGAAACGCTCCAGCTCCAACCCACATCCGCTAACATCAAGGCGGCCGAGCGCTTGATGGCCCGTGTCCATCAGGAAATCGATCTCGGCGTCTTCGATTATGAAAGCACGTTTCCCAAGGGTGATGCCAAACCCGACCGGAACAAATACGCGGGCTTCAAGACTTATGCGAAAGAGTGGCTCGCAACGCTCGTAGTCGAGAAATCGACGATGTCCGACTATGTGTCGGCGATCAATAATGTCTGGTCGCCGGCTTTCGGTGAGCGGCAACTCAAGAGCATCAAGCCGAGCGAGATCAAGAAGGTCATCGCCGACCGGGCGAAGCAGGTCAGCGGCAAGACGATCAACAACAACGTCATTCCGCTGCGCGGCATCTTCGAGATGGCTCTCGACGACGAGCTGATCGACCGCTCGCCGCTGGAACGGATCAAGAGCCAGAAGCATCAGAAACGCGAGCCGGACCCGTTCGACCGGGAAGAGACCGAACGCATCCTCACCTATATGCACGAGCGTTACGACGAGCAGGTCTGGAACTGGTATGAGTTCGCCTTCGGGACCGGCATGCGTCCCAGCGAACAGATCGTCGTCCAGTGGCGCGACGTCGACTGGAAGCGCCAGTCCATCCGGGTCGAGCGTGCCCGCGTCCGGGCCGTGGAGAAATCGACCAAGACCAGGACCGTGCGCGACGTCGATCTTACTCCGCGAATGATGGCCGTGCTTAGACGCCAGAAGGCGCACAGCTTCATGCGGGGGCTCGATTCGCCGATCTTCATCAACCCGGTCACAAACACGCCGTGGCCGGACGTGCAGGATCAGCGGAAGCTCTATTTCCATCCCGCACTGCGTGCGCTCGGCATCCGCAGCCGTGATGCCTATCAAACGCGCCACACTTACGCGACGACGGCGCTGATGGGCGGGGTGAACCCGGCCTATATCGCCCGCCAGCTTGGCCACAAGAGCGCGGCAATGCTGTTCCGGCACTACTCGAAATGGATCGATCACGCGGACTATGGCCGCGAAGCAGCCAAGCTCAATCAGATCTACGGTTCCTGA
- the recJ gene encoding single-stranded-DNA-specific exonuclease RecJ → MASRPANAVFGIDRSFSGRTWRWRGGNMDLGDNIAGLEDDLVTQLLLARGVPRDDLARHRNPTLRDFLPDPSTFNDMDVAAERLAQAVISGESTTIYGDYDVDGATSAALLIRLLRMLGHHADYYIPDRLLEGYGPSGEALVRLGQKGSSLIVTVDCGAMAYQALEEAHTAGVDVIVVDHHKCAVELPQAVALVNPNRLDENDIAAAHGHLAAVGVAFLLAVATVRSLRQRGYFETRREPNLLSLLDLVALGTVADVAAIHGLNRAMVAQGLKIMARRENVGMSALIDASRLNRAPICSDLGFALGPRINAGGRVGESTLGVRLLTTEDPDEARAISAQLSQLNEERRAIEAAVQEAAEALIPTQHNRAVAVLAGHGWHPGVIGIVAGRIKEKTGKPALVIALDADEETGHGKGSGRSISGVDLGAAIIAAREHGLLVAGGGHAMAAGLTVESGKIDALADFLDERLARAVTAAQSQQSLLLDLAVAPGGLKPGLVESLESGGPYGVGWPSPRIAVGPVRLIKADVVGKDHVRLIAAGRDGASFKAIAFRAAESELGQTLLHGTQGRNLWLAGRPKIDDWASSPKAELHVEDAAWAD, encoded by the coding sequence ATGGCATCACGTCCCGCAAACGCAGTCTTTGGTATAGATCGTTCATTCAGTGGGCGCACGTGGCGCTGGCGCGGCGGAAACATGGATCTCGGAGACAACATCGCCGGGCTGGAGGACGATCTGGTTACCCAGTTACTTCTCGCCCGCGGGGTTCCGCGTGACGATCTTGCCCGCCACCGCAACCCGACGCTGAGGGATTTTCTTCCTGACCCCTCCACATTCAATGACATGGACGTGGCCGCAGAAAGGCTGGCCCAGGCGGTAATCTCGGGCGAATCGACAACAATTTATGGCGACTATGACGTTGACGGCGCAACCAGCGCCGCCCTGCTCATTCGCCTTCTGCGGATGCTTGGGCATCATGCGGACTATTACATCCCTGACCGTCTGCTCGAAGGATACGGGCCAAGTGGAGAAGCCCTGGTCCGACTGGGGCAGAAAGGTAGCAGCCTGATCGTTACCGTAGACTGCGGCGCAATGGCCTATCAGGCGCTGGAAGAAGCGCATACAGCCGGTGTCGATGTCATTGTGGTGGACCACCACAAATGCGCGGTTGAACTGCCGCAGGCGGTGGCGCTCGTCAATCCCAACCGTCTGGATGAAAACGATATTGCCGCCGCACATGGCCATCTCGCCGCCGTGGGGGTGGCCTTTCTTCTGGCAGTCGCGACAGTCAGGAGCTTGCGCCAGCGCGGCTATTTCGAAACGCGCCGCGAACCCAATCTGCTGTCCCTGCTCGACCTTGTCGCACTGGGCACTGTCGCCGATGTCGCCGCGATCCACGGGCTCAACCGTGCCATGGTGGCCCAGGGGCTCAAGATCATGGCGCGCCGCGAAAATGTCGGCATGTCGGCTCTGATCGACGCATCCCGCCTGAATCGCGCACCCATCTGCAGCGATCTTGGCTTTGCGCTGGGGCCGCGGATCAATGCGGGCGGGCGCGTTGGCGAATCAACATTGGGGGTCCGTCTTCTCACGACCGAAGATCCCGATGAAGCCCGTGCGATTTCCGCGCAACTTTCCCAGCTGAACGAAGAACGTCGCGCAATCGAGGCGGCGGTGCAGGAAGCGGCGGAAGCCCTGATTCCGACGCAGCACAACAGGGCAGTGGCAGTTCTGGCAGGGCATGGTTGGCACCCCGGGGTCATCGGCATCGTTGCCGGGCGAATCAAGGAGAAGACAGGCAAGCCCGCTCTGGTCATTGCACTGGATGCCGATGAAGAGACCGGGCATGGCAAGGGCTCCGGTCGGTCGATCAGCGGTGTCGATCTGGGCGCTGCGATTATCGCTGCGCGCGAACACGGCTTGCTGGTCGCCGGTGGCGGTCACGCCATGGCTGCAGGGTTGACTGTCGAATCCGGCAAGATCGACGCGCTTGCCGACTTTCTCGACGAACGGCTGGCCCGAGCGGTCACCGCTGCACAGTCCCAGCAATCGCTGCTGCTGGATCTGGCGGTTGCTCCCGGCGGATTGAAGCCGGGTCTGGTCGAATCGCTGGAAAGTGGCGGCCCCTATGGCGTGGGCTGGCCGAGCCCGCGCATCGCCGTGGGGCCGGTACGGCTGATCAAGGCCGATGTGGTGGGCAAGGATCACGTTCGTCTGATTGCCGCCGGGCGCGATGGCGCCTCGTTCAAGGCCATCGCTTTTCGCGCAGCGGAAAGCGAACTGGGGCAAACCTTGCTGCACGGAACGCAAGGACGGAACCTGTGGTTGGCTGGGCGGCCCAAAATCGACGATTGGGCCAGTAGCCCCAAAGCGGAACTGCATGTGGAAGATGCGGCCTGGGCCGACTGA
- a CDS encoding NAD(P)H-dependent oxidoreductase, with amino-acid sequence MAEAAAQGGGEQACLLPAAMVMPEHLIAASGYLFVCPENLGSMTGMMKEMFDRCYYPLLGQVEGRAYATAIAAGSDGRGAQAQIDRIVTGWRLKRVAEPLIVNLDAQEPTAILACKVVPDDMLSRCRDLGAAMVEGLRLGVF; translated from the coding sequence ATGGCCGAAGCCGCTGCACAGGGGGGCGGGGAGCAGGCATGCCTGCTCCCCGCAGCTATGGTTATGCCTGAACATTTGATCGCTGCGTCTGGTTACCTGTTCGTCTGCCCGGAAAACCTCGGTTCGATGACCGGGATGATGAAAGAGATGTTCGATCGTTGCTATTACCCCCTGCTCGGACAGGTCGAGGGCAGGGCATATGCTACGGCAATCGCAGCGGGTTCCGATGGTCGGGGGGCGCAGGCGCAGATTGACCGCATTGTCACGGGCTGGCGGCTGAAACGCGTCGCCGAACCGCTGATTGTCAATCTGGATGCGCAGGAACCCACAGCGATCCTCGCATGCAAAGTGGTGCCTGACGACATGCTCAGCCGGTGTCGCGATCTGGGGGCGGCAATGGTTGAAGGGTTGCGACTGGGCGTGTTCTGA